A genomic segment from Centroberyx gerrardi isolate f3 chromosome 22, fCenGer3.hap1.cur.20231027, whole genome shotgun sequence encodes:
- the LOC139909746 gene encoding copine-3-like isoform X1, which produces MAAQCVTKVELTVSCEHLLDKDIGSKSDPLCVLLMNSSASQWYELARTEKVQNCLSPKFAKKFVIDYYFEIVQKLKFGIYDIDNKTVDLSDDDFLGELECTLGQVVSSRKLTRPLVLKNKTPAGKGTITISAEEIKDNRVANFEVEARKLDNKDFFGKSDPYLEFHKQTETGWQLAHRTEVVKNNLNPTWRPFRIPLQSLCGGDMEKPVKVECYDYDNDGSHDLIGTFETTLTHLQQASRTSPAEFECINSKKKQKKKGYKNSGVVSVKLCQVVKEYTFLDYIMGGCQLNFTVAVDFTGSNGDPKSPQSLHYISPQGVNEYLTAIWSVGNVIQDYDSDKMFPAFGFGAQIPPTWQVSHEFPLNFKPENPFCAGIEGVVEAYRVCLPQVKLYGPTNFSPIINHVACFAKQALQQTTASQYYVLLIITDGVITDMDHTRNAIVNASRLPMSIIIIGVGGADFSAMEFLDGDDGCLRSQTGEVAMRDIVQFVPFRQFQNAPREALAQSVLAEVPSQVVGFFNTMKLIPPNNNSAPNPAGTA; this is translated from the exons ATGGCCGCCCAGTGTGTGACCAAGGTGGAGCTGACTGTGTCTTGTGAGCATCTCCTGGACAAAGACATTGGCTCCAAGTCCGACCCCCTGTGTGTCCTGCTGATGAACAGCTCCGCGTCCCAGTGGTATGAG CTGGCGCGCACAGAGAAGGTCCAGAATTGCCTCAGCCCGAAGTTTGCCAAGAAGTTTGTCATCGACTACTACTTTGAGATCGTGCAGAAGCTGAAGTTCGGGATTTACGACATCGACAACAAGACCGTCGACCTGAGTGATGATGACTTCCTGGGGGAACTGGAGTGCACCTTGGGCCAG GTTGTGTCCAGTAGAAAACTGACCCGGCCACTGGTGTTGAAGAATAAGACGCCTGCAGGAAAAGGGACCATCACA ATCAGTGCTGAAGAAATCAAAGACAACAGGGTGGCGAATTTTGAGGTGGAAGCGAGGAAACTGGACAACAAG GATTTCTTCGGAAAGTCCGACCCGTACCTGGAATTCCACAAGCAGACAGAGACCGGGTGGCAGCTGGCCCACAGGACAGAG GTGGTGAAGAACAACCTGAACCCGACATGGAGACCCTTCCGAATCCCCCTGCAGTCGCTCTGTGGAGGAGACATGGAGAAACCTGTGAAG GTTGAGTGTTATGACTATGACAACGACGGCTCACATGATCTCATTGGAACCTTTGAGACCACCTTGACACACCTCCAGCAGGCTTCACGAACCTCTCCG GCAGAGTTTGAATGCATCaacagtaaaaagaaacagaagaagaaaggctACAAAAACTCTGGTGTCGTGAGCGTGAAGCTATGCCAG GTGGTGAAGGAGTATACCTTCCTGGATTACATCATGGGGGGCTGTCAGCTCAACTTCACT GTGGCGGTTGACTTCACAGGCTCCAACGGGGATCCCAAGTCTCCCCAGTCTCTACACTACATCAGTCCTCAGGGCGTCAACGAATACCTCACTGCTATCTGGTCCGTGGGCAACGTCATCCAGGACTATGACAG TGACAAGATGTTCCCCGCCTTTGGCTTTGGAGCCCAGATCCCTCCCACGTGGCAG GTTTCCCATGAGTTTCCTCTCAATTTCAAACCAGAAAATCCATTTTGTGCAG ggATTGAAGGGGTGGTGGAGGCCTACAGGGTGTGTCTACCCCAGGTCAAACTCTACGGTCCAACCAACTTCTCCCCCATCATCAATCATGTAGCCTGCTTCGCCAAGCAAGCCCTCCAGCAGACCACTGCATCA CAATACTATGTCCTGCTCATCATCACGGACGGAGTGATCACAGACATGGACCACACCCGCAACGCCATCGTCAACGCCTCCCGCCTGCCCatgtccatcatcatcattggggtggggggggcagacTTCAGCGCCATGGAGTTCCTGGACGGAGACGATGGATGTCTACGCTCTCAGACAGGCGAGGTCGCCATGCGGGACATCGTCCAGTTTGTGCCTTTCAGGCAGTTCCAGAAT GCTCCTCGAGAAGCACTTGCGCAGAGCGTGTTGGCAGAAGTTCCCAGTCAGGTGGTGGGGTTTTTCAATACCATGAAGCTGATCCCACCCAATAACAACTCTGCACCAAACCCTGCTGGGACCGCCTAA
- the LOC139909746 gene encoding copine-3-like isoform X2: MAAQCVTKVELTVSCEHLLDKDIGSKSDPLCVLLMNSSASQWYELARTEKVQNCLSPKFAKKFVIDYYFEIVQKLKFGIYDIDNKTVDLSDDDFLGELECTLGQVVSSRKLTRPLVLKNKTPAGKGTITISAEEIKDNRVANFEVEARKLDNKDFFGKSDPYLEFHKQTETGWQLAHRTEVVKNNLNPTWRPFRIPLQSLCGGDMEKPVKVECYDYDNDGSHDLIGTFETTLTHLQQASRTSPAEFECINSKKKQKKKGYKNSGVVSVKLCQVVKEYTFLDYIMGGCQLNFTVAVDFTGSNGDPKSPQSLHYISPQGVNEYLTAIWSVGNVIQDYDSDKMFPAFGFGAQIPPTWQVSHEFPLNFKPENPFCAGIEGVVEAYRVCLPQVKLYGPTNFSPIINHVACFAKQALQQTTASQYYVLLIITDGVITDMDHTRNAIVNASRLPMSIIIIGVGGADFSAMEFLDGDDGCLRSQTGEVAMRDIVQFVPFRQFQNAPRQALAQSVLAELPQQVASFFSLFKLKPPHEPTPS; the protein is encoded by the exons ATGGCCGCCCAGTGTGTGACCAAGGTGGAGCTGACTGTGTCTTGTGAGCATCTCCTGGACAAAGACATTGGCTCCAAGTCCGACCCCCTGTGTGTCCTGCTGATGAACAGCTCCGCGTCCCAGTGGTATGAG CTGGCGCGCACAGAGAAGGTCCAGAATTGCCTCAGCCCGAAGTTTGCCAAGAAGTTTGTCATCGACTACTACTTTGAGATCGTGCAGAAGCTGAAGTTCGGGATTTACGACATCGACAACAAGACCGTCGACCTGAGTGATGATGACTTCCTGGGGGAACTGGAGTGCACCTTGGGCCAG GTTGTGTCCAGTAGAAAACTGACCCGGCCACTGGTGTTGAAGAATAAGACGCCTGCAGGAAAAGGGACCATCACA ATCAGTGCTGAAGAAATCAAAGACAACAGGGTGGCGAATTTTGAGGTGGAAGCGAGGAAACTGGACAACAAG GATTTCTTCGGAAAGTCCGACCCGTACCTGGAATTCCACAAGCAGACAGAGACCGGGTGGCAGCTGGCCCACAGGACAGAG GTGGTGAAGAACAACCTGAACCCGACATGGAGACCCTTCCGAATCCCCCTGCAGTCGCTCTGTGGAGGAGACATGGAGAAACCTGTGAAG GTTGAGTGTTATGACTATGACAACGACGGCTCACATGATCTCATTGGAACCTTTGAGACCACCTTGACACACCTCCAGCAGGCTTCACGAACCTCTCCG GCAGAGTTTGAATGCATCaacagtaaaaagaaacagaagaagaaaggctACAAAAACTCTGGTGTCGTGAGCGTGAAGCTATGCCAG GTGGTGAAGGAGTATACCTTCCTGGATTACATCATGGGGGGCTGTCAGCTCAACTTCACT GTGGCGGTTGACTTCACAGGCTCCAACGGGGATCCCAAGTCTCCCCAGTCTCTACACTACATCAGTCCTCAGGGCGTCAACGAATACCTCACTGCTATCTGGTCCGTGGGCAACGTCATCCAGGACTATGACAG TGACAAGATGTTCCCCGCCTTTGGCTTTGGAGCCCAGATCCCTCCCACGTGGCAG GTTTCCCATGAGTTTCCTCTCAATTTCAAACCAGAAAATCCATTTTGTGCAG ggATTGAAGGGGTGGTGGAGGCCTACAGGGTGTGTCTACCCCAGGTCAAACTCTACGGTCCAACCAACTTCTCCCCCATCATCAATCATGTAGCCTGCTTCGCCAAGCAAGCCCTCCAGCAGACCACTGCATCA CAATACTATGTCCTGCTCATCATCACGGACGGAGTGATCACAGACATGGACCACACCCGCAACGCCATCGTCAACGCCTCCCGCCTGCCCatgtccatcatcatcattggggtggggggggcagacTTCAGCGCCATGGAGTTCCTGGACGGAGACGATGGATGTCTACGCTCTCAGACAGGCGAGGTCGCCATGCGGGACATCGTCCAGTTTGTGCCTTTCAGGCAGTTCCAGAAT GCACCAAGACAGGCTCTTGCCCAAAGCGTATTGGCCGAGTTACCTCAGCAAGTGGCCTCCTTCTTCAGTTTATTCAAACTGAAGCCTCCCCACGAGCCTACTCCTTCATAG
- the LOC139909748 gene encoding copine-3-like isoform X1, translating to MAGVGPPVPGPGASNCVTKVELSVSCEKLLDMDVFSKSDPLCVLLMSSSGSHWAEVGRTEKIKNCLDPKFAKTFVIDYYFEVVQKLKFELYDIDSDSYSLKDADFLGELECTLGQIVSSRKLTRPLLDKNKTPAGKGTITICAEERTDSRVVNFEVAARKLDKKDFFGKSDPFLEFYKQTETGWQLAHRTEVVKHNLNPTWRPFRIPVQSLCGGDVEKSVKVECYDYNSSGSHDFIGAFQTTLAQIQQATQAYAAEFECVNSKKKQKKKGYKNSGVIIIRHCEIVKEYTFLDYIMGGCQINFTIAIDFTGSNGDPRLPQSLHYINPQGYNEYLAAIWAVGSVIQDYDSDKMFPAFGFGAQLPPTWQVSHEFPINFNPSNPFCAGIEGVVCAYQQCLPQVKLYGPTNFAPIINHVAQFGRQAIQQETASQYYVLLIITDGVITDMDQTRNAIVNASRLPMSIIIIGVGGADFSAMEFLDGDDGLLRSPSGEAAMRDIVQFVPFRQFQNSPREVLAQSVLAEVPGQVVDFFNTMKLRPPNADTNADPDVSASAPPSAAS from the exons ATGGCGGGAGTCGGGCCCCCAGTGCCGGGGCCGGGGGCCTCAAACTGTGTGACCAAGGTGGAGCTGAGCGTCTCCTGTGAGAAGCTGCTGGACATGGACGTGTTCTCTAAGTCCGACCCGCTGTGTGTGCTTCTCATGAGCAGCTCAGGGTCTCACTGGGCCGAG GTCGGCCgcacagagaaaatcaaaaacTGCCTTGACCCCAAGTTTGCCAAGACCTTTGTCATCGACTACTACTTTGAGGTGGTGCAGAAGCTGAAGTTTGAGCTGTACGACATCGACAGCGACTCCTATAGCCTGAAAGATGCTGACTTCCTGGGAGAACTGGAGTGCACCCTGGGACAG ATTGTGTCCTCAAGGAAACTGACTCGACCTCTGCTAGACAAGAACAAGACGCCTGCAGGGAAAGGGACCATCACT aTATGTGCTGAAGAAAGAACGGACAGCAGGGTGGTGAATTTTGAGGTCGCAGCTAGGAAACTGGATAAAAAG GATTTCTTTGGGAAGTCCGACCCGTTCCTGGAATTCTACAAGCAGACAGAAACTGGATGGCAGCTGGCCCACAGGACAGAG GTGGTGAAGCACAACCTGAACCCCACATGGAGACCCTTCCGCATCCCTGTGCAGTCCCTCTGTGGAGGAGACGTGGAGAAATCTGTGAAG GTGGAGTGTTACGACTACAACAGCAGTGGATCTCACGACTTCATAGGAGCCTTTCAGACCACACTCGCCCAAATCCAGCAGGCAACACAGGCGTACGcg GCCGAGTTTGAATGCGTCAACAGtaaaaagaagcagaagaagaagggctACAAAAACTCTGGTGTCATTATTATAAGACATTGCGAG ATAGTGAAGGAGTATACCTTCCTGGATTACATCATGGGCGGCTGCcagatcaacttcact ATCGCCATTGACTTCACAGGCTCCAACGGGGATCCCAGGTTGCCCCAGTCCCTCCACTACATCAATCCTCAGGGCTACAATGAATATCTGGCAGCTATCTGGGCAGTGGGCAGTGTCATCCAGGACTATGACAG TGACAAGATGTTCCCCGCCTTTGGTTTTGGAGCCCAGCTCCCTCCTACATGGCAG gTCTCCCATGAGTTTCCCATCAACTTCAACCCATCAAATCCATTTTGTGCAG gTATAGAGGGTGTGGTCTGTGCCTACCAGCAGTGTCTGCCCCAGGTGAAGCTTTATGGTCCCACCAACTTTGCCCCCATCATCAACCACGTAGCCCAATTTGGCAGGCAAGCCATCCAGCAGGAAACTGCCTCT CAATACTATGTCCTGCTCATCATCACGGACGGAGTGATCACAGACATGGACCAGACCCGCAACGCCATCGTCAACGCCTCCCGCCTGCCCATGTCCATCATCATCATAGGGGTTGGTGGGGCAGACTTCAGCGCCATGGAGTTCCTGGACGGAGACGACGGACTCTTGCGCTCACCCTCAGGCGAGGCCGCCATGCGGGACATCGTCCAGTTTGTGCCTTTCAGACAGTTCCAGAAT aGTCCTCGAGAAGTGCTGGCTCAGAGCGTCTTGGCGGAGGTCCCCGGTCAGGTGGTGGACTTCTTCAACACCATGAAGTTGAGGCCACCCAATGCCGACACCAACGCCGACCCGGACGTCTCGGCCTCAGCGCCCCCCAGCGCTGCATCCTGA
- the LOC139909748 gene encoding copine-3-like isoform X2 has translation MAGVGPPVPGPGASNCVTKVELSVSCEKLLDMDVFSKSDPLCVLLMSSSGSHWAEVGRTEKIKNCLDPKFAKTFVIDYYFEVVQKLKFELYDIDSDSYSLKDADFLGELECTLGQIVSSRKLTRPLLDKNKTPAGKGTITICAEERTDSRVVNFEVAARKLDKKDFFGKSDPFLEFYKQTETGWQLAHRTEVVKHNLNPTWRPFRIPVQSLCGGDVEKSVKVECYDYNSSGSHDFIGAFQTTLAQIQQATQAYAAEFECVNSKKKQKKKGYKNSGVIIIRHCEIVKEYTFLDYIMGGCQINFTIAIDFTGSNGDPRLPQSLHYINPQGYNEYLAAIWAVGSVIQDYDSDKMFPAFGFGAQLPPTWQVSHEFPINFNPSNPFCAGIEGVVCAYQQCLPQVKLYGPTNFAPIINHVAQFGRQAIQQETASQYYVLLIITDGVITDMDQTRNAIVNASRLPMSIIIIGVGGADFSAMEFLDGDDGLLRSPSGEAAMRDIVQFVPFRQFQNAGTAALAQSVLAELPDQVASFFNLFKLKPPNEPSPS, from the exons ATGGCGGGAGTCGGGCCCCCAGTGCCGGGGCCGGGGGCCTCAAACTGTGTGACCAAGGTGGAGCTGAGCGTCTCCTGTGAGAAGCTGCTGGACATGGACGTGTTCTCTAAGTCCGACCCGCTGTGTGTGCTTCTCATGAGCAGCTCAGGGTCTCACTGGGCCGAG GTCGGCCgcacagagaaaatcaaaaacTGCCTTGACCCCAAGTTTGCCAAGACCTTTGTCATCGACTACTACTTTGAGGTGGTGCAGAAGCTGAAGTTTGAGCTGTACGACATCGACAGCGACTCCTATAGCCTGAAAGATGCTGACTTCCTGGGAGAACTGGAGTGCACCCTGGGACAG ATTGTGTCCTCAAGGAAACTGACTCGACCTCTGCTAGACAAGAACAAGACGCCTGCAGGGAAAGGGACCATCACT aTATGTGCTGAAGAAAGAACGGACAGCAGGGTGGTGAATTTTGAGGTCGCAGCTAGGAAACTGGATAAAAAG GATTTCTTTGGGAAGTCCGACCCGTTCCTGGAATTCTACAAGCAGACAGAAACTGGATGGCAGCTGGCCCACAGGACAGAG GTGGTGAAGCACAACCTGAACCCCACATGGAGACCCTTCCGCATCCCTGTGCAGTCCCTCTGTGGAGGAGACGTGGAGAAATCTGTGAAG GTGGAGTGTTACGACTACAACAGCAGTGGATCTCACGACTTCATAGGAGCCTTTCAGACCACACTCGCCCAAATCCAGCAGGCAACACAGGCGTACGcg GCCGAGTTTGAATGCGTCAACAGtaaaaagaagcagaagaagaagggctACAAAAACTCTGGTGTCATTATTATAAGACATTGCGAG ATAGTGAAGGAGTATACCTTCCTGGATTACATCATGGGCGGCTGCcagatcaacttcact ATCGCCATTGACTTCACAGGCTCCAACGGGGATCCCAGGTTGCCCCAGTCCCTCCACTACATCAATCCTCAGGGCTACAATGAATATCTGGCAGCTATCTGGGCAGTGGGCAGTGTCATCCAGGACTATGACAG TGACAAGATGTTCCCCGCCTTTGGTTTTGGAGCCCAGCTCCCTCCTACATGGCAG gTCTCCCATGAGTTTCCCATCAACTTCAACCCATCAAATCCATTTTGTGCAG gTATAGAGGGTGTGGTCTGTGCCTACCAGCAGTGTCTGCCCCAGGTGAAGCTTTATGGTCCCACCAACTTTGCCCCCATCATCAACCACGTAGCCCAATTTGGCAGGCAAGCCATCCAGCAGGAAACTGCCTCT CAATACTATGTCCTGCTCATCATCACGGACGGAGTGATCACAGACATGGACCAGACCCGCAACGCCATCGTCAACGCCTCCCGCCTGCCCATGTCCATCATCATCATAGGGGTTGGTGGGGCAGACTTCAGCGCCATGGAGTTCCTGGACGGAGACGACGGACTCTTGCGCTCACCCTCAGGCGAGGCCGCCATGCGGGACATCGTCCAGTTTGTGCCTTTCAGACAGTTCCAGAAT GCAGGCACTGCAGCCCTTGCCCAAAGCGTGCTGGCAGAGTTGCCTGACCAAGTGGCCTCCTTCTTCAATTTATTCAAACTGAAACCTCCCAACGAGCCCAGTCCATCCTAG